The DNA region CCGAATCTCCAGCCCCAGGGGGCGGTTCTATTGCGGCGTATTGCGGTGCGTTGGGTGTGTCGTTGGGAACGATGGTAGCCAATTTGTCGTCGCACAAACGCGGCTGGGACGAACGTTGGGAAGAGTTTTCGGACTGGGCAGAAAAAGGCGAAAAACTCAAAAAACAATTGCTTTACTGCGTGGACGAAGATACACGCGCCTTCAATCGCATCATGGACGCGTTCGGGTTGCCCAAATCCTCTGATGCCGAAAAACAAGCCCGCAAAGCAGCCATTCAAGCCGCAACGCGCAATGCTATCGAAGTGCCTTTCAAGGTGATGGAATTGTCTTTTGAGTCAATGGAAATGCTCAAAGCGATGGCCGAAACAGGCAATCCAAATTCTGTGAGTGATGCAGGCGTTGGGGCTTTGTGTGCGCGTACTGCCGTGTGGGGTGCGTGGCTCAATGTCAAAATCAATGCCGCTTCTTACGATGACGAGGTTTTCAAATCAGATATTTTAGCCAAAGCAAAAATGTTGGCAGAAGCTGCTGCCGCTGCCGAAACCGCTATTTTGGCGATTGTGGAAAGTAAATTGTAACGACAAATTTTGTAGTAGATACGCACTGAAGTGCGTATCTACTACAAATGTTTACTGTTGTTCCAGCTCATTTTGGCCTGCTGCCCACAAAAGCATGGCCATTGCTTTGCGGTATTTGGCTTGCAACGAAGCCATTTTTACTTGTGCGTCCAAAAACTTGCTTTCACGCGAATTAATCAAAAACAAAGAACTTTCGCCTTCTTCGTATTTGCGCAACTCGGCATTTCGCAGACGTTCGTAGTCTTGTGTAATGCGTTGCTGCATTTGCAAAAGTGTCGTGAGATTTTGCAAATCGTTGTATTGCGCCTGAATATCGTTCATTATCTCGCGGTTGGTTTGGCTTTGTTCCCAGCGCGTTTGTGTTTGCTTTACTTTGATGAGTTGCAGCTTGCCGCGTTCTTTGCGTAGCAACAACGGAAACGAAAAATCTATGCCTACTTTGTAGTTGTTGGTATAATAGGCTTGTTGGAAATTTTCGCCAGCCGTAGGCGTGGCACTCAGTAAATTATAATTGACATTGAGCGCAGGTTTGAGCATTTCGCGCCCCAAACGGCGTTGTATTTCGAGCTGTTGAATTTTGTATTCAAACTTTTTGAGTTCGGGGTGATTGGCCAGCGCATTTTCTTTCAAATGGCTTAATTTTTCTTCTGTTACCAACGGTTGCACTGCAAACGCTTCGGGCTGCAAACTGGCTTGCACTTCTACGGGTTGATTTTCTTCATTCCATAAATAATTGGAAACTACCAAACGCGCATTTTGCAAAGCCACATCGGCCTGTTGGCGTTGGATGATGCGTTCTTGCCAAATAATAAAAGCCTCCACCGTGTCGATGGCCGCAATTTCGCCAACGGCTGCTCTTTCCCGAACGCCTTTGTAACGAATATCAGCCAGTTTTTCGGCATCTTTCCAAGCGTTGTACGTTTGTTGTGCCGTAAACCATTCCCAATAGTCTTTGGCTGCCGAAAGCATGATTTTGTTAATGGTTTTGACTTGGTCGGCTTGCGCAATTTGCTGAAACAGTTGCGCTTGGCGCAGCGTAGAGCGGCGTTCGTCGATAAATAATCCTTGCCCGACGGGTACAGAAATTCCGATATAACTCAAGCCGTCGGCGGGCGTGCGGTATTGATTGCTCAAATAAACCCCGTTGTTGCGTTCGTACCCGATTTTGAGGTCAGTTCCCGTCCAAACGGGAACTTTCAGGTGCGCATCAAACAGGTTGTAATAGCTTGTTCCGTTGTATTCTTTGCGCGTGAGCGAGCTATTCAGTTTGGGGTCAAAGCCACCGCGAGCAATGCGCAATTCTTGTTGTGCCGCTTCGGGCAAGGATTTGGCCTGCTTGACGATGGGGTGATTATTGGCAATAATTTGATAAAATTCTTTGAGACTAAGTGTCTTATTTTCTGCGTTTTGGGCAAAGCTGCTCGGCCATAGCCCCAAGGAGAGCAAGACAAAAATGCTAAATTTTTTATGTGATAATTTCATACAAACAAAAAGATCATTTTGAGAAAAACCTTATTTCTTCGCGCCTTTCGCGTCGTCTTTGGCGGGTTCTGCTTTCAGACTTGGCGGGAAGCCGTTGAGTTGTCGCCAGATTTCGTACCAAATCGGCACTTCGTCGAGCATTGCCCAGCCGAACACACCCGAACCCACACGTAATTGCATCGGCCAAGGGTCATCGTTGGGGTCTGGTTTTACCAAAATTCTATAATTTCCGTCTGCACTATTCACATAATCAATTACTTGCACCACGCCGCCAAACGTCCCGACAGCCACACTCGGCCAACCCGAAAACTGTAATGCTGGCCAACCATCGAACTGCAAACGCACTTTCCGACCCTTCGAGAGCAAAGGCACGTCCATGGGACGAATGTATAACTCAACGGCTTTCATGGGAATATCAGGCATGACGGTAACGACGGCCTCGCCTTCTTTGATGGTTTCGCCGATACCCGCTTTCAGGGCTTTGACGATGTGGCCATCTTGTGGGGCAATGAGGGCGTGTTGTTCGGTACGAACTTTTACGTTCACGATTTTATTTTTCACCTTCGAGAGTTCGCCTTTGGCATCGGCGATGTAGGCAAGTTTGGCGTTTAGCTCTGACTCGGCCTTCGATATTTTGTCTGTGTATTCGGCTTGCAACGAATTAAGCTCAATCAGGGCATTGGTCATTTCGTTTTGCGAAACCAAATATTTGTTCTTTACGGACATTAGTTTGGCCGAACTTTCTTGCAGCTTGAGGCGACGACGTTCCAAATCGGTCAGGGAAATCAGGCCGTCTTTGGCGTGCAGGCGTTCGTAACGTTCAAACTGCGCTTTTGCGATTTGATAATTTATTTTTTCGGCCTCGTAGTCGGTACTATCGCTTACGTTTTTGAGGGAAGTTTGTTTGTACTTGTTTCGGGCTTTGTTGAGGCTGAACTGCAAACCCGATTTGAGCGCGCCGATTTGCCGCGACACGGCGGCGGCTTGTTGTTCCGTTGCTCCGATGCTGGTTTCTTTGGCGTTCTGCTGTTCGCCTAATCGCGTAAGAAGCTCAGGGTCAAAGTAATCGTCTTTGATTTCGGTCAGCGTCAGGATGGTATCGCCTTTGTTTACAAAATCTCCTTCCTGTACTTTCCAGTCTTCGATACGCCCCGCAATGGCCGTCTGAACTGTTTGGGGTCGGTCGCGCGGGTCGAGTGCAGTTACTTTGCCCGTGCCGTCAATGTTTTGTTGCCAAGGCAAAAAAAGCATGAAAAAGAAAATAGCCGCAATAGCCATGAGCCAATACGCCAGCACACGCCCCGAACGCGGCGTGTTCAGTGTGTTGAGCGAGTAAAGTTTGTAAGACTTTACTTTGTTTGAAACTGATTTTGGTGAAATGTTAAGCATCTTGTATATGATAAGTTTGTATAGCTGGCTCCAAAAGCCATGTTGAAGTAACAAAATTAACGAAGATTTGGGCTTATAGTTTATAATTATTCTAAAAAACGCGCAAAAAAAACATACATGAACCTTTCATCAGTTTAGGCGAATGGCAAAAAAAAGCGTGATAAGCTATGTTTTTGGCACATCTACAAATAATTGATTGTCAAATTTTTATTTAATAAAAACATACTTTTATGTGCTTTGATTATGCTAAATAAATCAGGCTTTGGGGCAATGCTTTTCGGGCGAGTTATTTACCTTTGCGCTTTCACCAATCTGATTTTATGATGACAAAAAGACTATTAGCGGCGGCCTTATTGCTGCCAACTTTAGCCATGGCACAAGAAAAATTAACCCCCGAAAAACTTTGGCAATTGGGGCGCGTGAGCGAAGAGCAAGTTTCACCAGACGGCAAACAAATCGTTTTTGGCGTAACCAATTATGACCTTTCGGCCAACAAAGGCAACAAAGATTTATACATTGTATCGGCGCAAGGCGGCGAACCCAAACGCCTTACCAACCTGACAGGCAGCGAGTTTAATCCGCGTTTCAGACCAGACGGCAAAAAAATTGGCTTTTTGGCTGCCCAAAACGGCCAAGTGCAACTTTGGGAAATGAACCCCGACGGCACGGAGCAAGTCGTGGTGAGCCACGTGGAAGGCGGCATTACGGGTTTTGAATATTCGCCTACCATGCAGCACATTCTTTACACGGCAGACGTGAAGTTAGACGCGACCGTTACGGAAGTGTATAAAGATTTGCCCAAAGCCGATGCTCGCATTATTGATGGCCTGATGTATCGCCACTGGGCAGA from Flexibacter flexilis DSM 6793 includes:
- a CDS encoding HlyD family secretion protein codes for the protein MLNISPKSVSNKVKSYKLYSLNTLNTPRSGRVLAYWLMAIAAIFFFMLFLPWQQNIDGTGKVTALDPRDRPQTVQTAIAGRIEDWKVQEGDFVNKGDTILTLTEIKDDYFDPELLTRLGEQQNAKETSIGATEQQAAAVSRQIGALKSGLQFSLNKARNKYKQTSLKNVSDSTDYEAEKINYQIAKAQFERYERLHAKDGLISLTDLERRRLKLQESSAKLMSVKNKYLVSQNEMTNALIELNSLQAEYTDKISKAESELNAKLAYIADAKGELSKVKNKIVNVKVRTEQHALIAPQDGHIVKALKAGIGETIKEGEAVVTVMPDIPMKAVELYIRPMDVPLLSKGRKVRLQFDGWPALQFSGWPSVAVGTFGGVVQVIDYVNSADGNYRILVKPDPNDDPWPMQLRVGSGVFGWAMLDEVPIWYEIWRQLNGFPPSLKAEPAKDDAKGAKK
- a CDS encoding TolC family protein — protein: MKLSHKKFSIFVLLSLGLWPSSFAQNAENKTLSLKEFYQIIANNHPIVKQAKSLPEAAQQELRIARGGFDPKLNSSLTRKEYNGTSYYNLFDAHLKVPVWTGTDLKIGYERNNGVYLSNQYRTPADGLSYIGISVPVGQGLFIDERRSTLRQAQLFQQIAQADQVKTINKIMLSAAKDYWEWFTAQQTYNAWKDAEKLADIRYKGVRERAAVGEIAAIDTVEAFIIWQERIIQRQQADVALQNARLVVSNYLWNEENQPVEVQASLQPEAFAVQPLVTEEKLSHLKENALANHPELKKFEYKIQQLEIQRRLGREMLKPALNVNYNLLSATPTAGENFQQAYYTNNYKVGIDFSFPLLLRKERGKLQLIKVKQTQTRWEQSQTNREIMNDIQAQYNDLQNLTTLLQMQQRITQDYERLRNAELRKYEEGESSLFLINSRESKFLDAQVKMASLQAKYRKAMAMLLWAAGQNELEQQ